GGGCGCGGCCGATCGGCTGCCCGGGACCGTGGCCGCCGCGATCGATCCCGACGGGCGGCTCGTCGGGATCGTCGAGCGCCGGGGCGCGGCGCTCAAGAGCGCCATGAACATGCCGGAGGGGGCCGAATGATCCTGTGGTTCACGATCGTGCAGGTGGCCGTGGCGGTCGTCGCGGGCGCCCTCTGCCTCGTCCTGGGGCTCGCGGGGCGGCGCCCGAGCGACCTCAGCGTCGGCGCGCTCGCGCTCGTCGAGCTGCTGCTGATCGTCCAGGTCGTCGTGGCGATCGTCGCGCCGCTGGCGGGCAACCCGCCCACGGGCGACCTGCTGGAGTACTGGATGTACCTCGTCTCGGCCGTGCTGCTGCCGCTCGCCGCGGTGGGCTGGGCGCTCGTCGAGCGCGGGCGCTGGAGCGTGGTCGTGATGGGCGTCGTCGGCCTGTCGATCGCCGTGATGGTGTGGCGCATGCAGGTGATCTGGACCATCCAGGTCGCGTGACGCACAGCCGGCTCACGACGCCCCGCGGCCTAGAATCGAAGCGCTATGACTGAACCCACGCGCTCCCGTCGCATCAGCGGCATCGGCACGATCCTGGTGTGGGTCTACGGCGTGCTCGCGCTCGCCGCGACCGGCCGATCGGTCTACCAGATGATCGCCCACTTCTCGCAGGCGCCCCTGCCGTACCTCCTCTCGGCGCTGGCCGCCGTGGTCTACGTGCTCGCGACCGCGGCGCTGGTCGTCTCGGGCAGCGCGGCCTGGTACCGCGTGGCGTGGGCGGCCGTGTCGTTCGAGCTGGCCGGTGTGCTCGTCGTGGGCACGCTCAGCGTGATGGCGCCCGACCTGTTCCACGCCGACGACACCGTCTGGTCGGGGTACGGCGCCGGGTACTACTGGATCCCGCTGGTGCTGCCGTTCCTCGGCATCTGGTGGCTCGCCACCCACCGCCCGGCGCCGGAGCGCGCCACCGCCTCGTCGCCCGCCGGGGTCGCGGGATGATCCTGTTCGAAGACGCCGCGGACATCCCGGCGGACTTCGGCGAGTCGATCGTCGCGATCGGCAAGTTCGACGGCGTGCACGCCGGGCACCGCGCCATCATCGAGCGCGTGCTCATCGCCTCGGCCGGCGGCGCGCTGCGCACCGTGGCCGTCACCTTCGACCGCAACCCGCTGGCGGTGCTGCGGCCGGAGAAGTGCCCGCGGCCGCTCGTGGGCAACGCCCAGAAGATCGAGCTGCTGGCCGCCACGGGCCTGGACGCCACGCTCATGCTGCGCTTCGACGAGGCCCAGGCGGCCGAGGAGGCCGGCGACTTCGTGCGCCGGGTGCTCGTGCACGCGCTGCGGGCCCGCCGCGTGCTCGTGGGGCGGGACTTCCGGTTCGGGCGCGGGGGAGCGGGCGACGTGGACCTGCTCCAGCGCCTCGGCCGTGAGCACGGCTTCGAGGTGGACGTGATCGACGACATCGCCAGCACGGGCGACGGCCGCCGGGTGTCGTCCACGTGGATCCGCGAGCTGCTGAGCGAGGGCGACGTGACCACGGCGGCGAAGCTGCTCGGCCGGCTGCCGTCGGTGACGGGCGAGGTCGTCCACGGCCTGCAGCGGGGCCGGGAGCTGGGCTTCCCGACCGCCAACCTCGGGCCCGACGCCGAGGGCTTCGTGCCGGCCGACGGCGTGTACGCGGGGTGGCTCGTGGTGCGCTCGGGCGGCACCGATCTGCGCCGCACAAAGTACCCGGCGGCGATCTCGGTCGGCGTGAACCCCACCTTCGGCGACGTCGACCAGTCGCAGGTGGAGGCCTACGTGCTCGACGAGACGGCGTTGGACCTGTACGGGCGGCGCGTGGACGTGCAGTTCCAGCAGCGCCTGCGCGGCATGGTGGCGTTCGAGGGCGTCGAGAAGCTCATCGCGCAGATGCACGACGACGTCGAGCGCACGCGCGCCCTGCTGCGGGCCTGAGCTCAGTACGAGCTGGTGTCCTCGGCACCCGTGGCGTCGTCGCCGGCCAGCCGCGCCCGCAGCTCGCCGAGGATCGTCGCGCTCGCGCTCGTGCCCAGGCGGGTCGCGCCCGCGTCGAGCATGGCGATCGCGGCGTCGAGGCCGCGCACCCCACCCGAGGCCTTCACCTGCACGGCGGGCGAGACGCTGGCCCGCATGAGGCGCACGTGGTCGACGGTCGCGCCGCCGCCCGCGAATCCGGTCGAGGTCTTCACGAACGTCGCGCCGCCCTCCTCGGTGAGGCGGCTGCCTCGTGCGATCTGCTCCTCGTCGAGATAGCTCGTCTCGAGGATCACCTTGCTGATGAGCCCGCCCGCGGCCTCGACCACGGCCGCGATGTCGTCGCGCACGTACGCGTCCTCGCCCGAGCGCAGCGCGCCGATGTGCACGACCATGTCGAACTCCGTGGCGCCCTCGTCGAACGCGCGGCGCAGCTCGGCGACCTTCGCCGCGGTGGAGGTGGTGCCGTGCGGGAAGCCGATCACCGTGCACACGCGCACGCCGCTGCCTTCGAGCCGCGTCACGGCGTAGCCGACGTCGCTCGGGCGCACGCACGCGCTCCACACGCCCCACTCCGCGGCGATGTCGAGCTCGCGGTCGACCTCGGCGCGCGTGAAATCGGGCTTGAGTACCGCGTGGTCGATGGTGGCGGCGATCTGGGCTTCGGTGTAGGTGCCGGGCATGCCTCCAGCGTACGCCGAGGGTGGACTGGGAATACCCCCGGGGGGTATGCTGTTGTCGATCTCGAAACCGAGAAAGGAGCGACCATGTCGCGCACGTATCTGATCGAGGGCATGACCTGCCAGCACTGCGCCGGTTCGGTGACCCGCGAGGTGTCGGCCGTGGAGGGCGTGGCGGTGGCCGAGGTCGACCTCGCCGCGAACACGCTCACCGTCGAGGGGACGGCCACCGACGAGGCGATCGCCGGAGCCGTGGCGGAGGCGGGCTACGCCGTCGCCGGCCGCCGATGAGCGCCGAGAGTCGCGGCGTCGTCCTCGAGATCGAGGGCATGACGTGCGCCAGCTGCGTCGCGCGGGTCGAGAAGCGGCTG
This genomic interval from Microbacterium sediminis contains the following:
- a CDS encoding bifunctional riboflavin kinase/FAD synthetase codes for the protein MILFEDAADIPADFGESIVAIGKFDGVHAGHRAIIERVLIASAGGALRTVAVTFDRNPLAVLRPEKCPRPLVGNAQKIELLAATGLDATLMLRFDEAQAAEEAGDFVRRVLVHALRARRVLVGRDFRFGRGGAGDVDLLQRLGREHGFEVDVIDDIASTGDGRRVSSTWIRELLSEGDVTTAAKLLGRLPSVTGEVVHGLQRGRELGFPTANLGPDAEGFVPADGVYAGWLVVRSGGTDLRRTKYPAAISVGVNPTFGDVDQSQVEAYVLDETALDLYGRRVDVQFQQRLRGMVAFEGVEKLIAQMHDDVERTRALLRA
- the deoC gene encoding deoxyribose-phosphate aldolase, which codes for MPGTYTEAQIAATIDHAVLKPDFTRAEVDRELDIAAEWGVWSACVRPSDVGYAVTRLEGSGVRVCTVIGFPHGTTSTAAKVAELRRAFDEGATEFDMVVHIGALRSGEDAYVRDDIAAVVEAAGGLISKVILETSYLDEEQIARGSRLTEEGGATFVKTSTGFAGGGATVDHVRLMRASVSPAVQVKASGGVRGLDAAIAMLDAGATRLGTSASATILGELRARLAGDDATGAEDTSSY
- a CDS encoding heavy-metal-associated domain-containing protein; the protein is MSRTYLIEGMTCQHCAGSVTREVSAVEGVAVAEVDLAANTLTVEGTATDEAIAGAVAEAGYAVAGRR